Proteins from one Sporocytophaga myxococcoides genomic window:
- a CDS encoding vWA domain-containing protein translates to MKKKTIFLFTTFCFAFACSLYGNNFLLLFKKNITEKALNLPDPPPQQKKIKVALLLDTSNSMDGLIEQAKSQLWTIVNELALAKCDGIKPTIQIALYEYGNDRLNAMEGYIKMVTPLTDDLDKISEDLFKLTTNGGSEFCGHVIQTACKQLDWSSDGNDLQVIFIAGNEPFNQGGVPYQKACALATSKNIVVNTIYCGPYEEGIAGLWKSGADITKGNYMSIEQDRKTVYIPSPYDDKISDLNTQLNTTYIEYGSLGKEKKIKQAEQDVNAEKYGKENKVIRAVSKSSHVYKNKSWDLVDASDEKDFKLEQVPTSDLPQEMQSMTTVQKQKYIETKKADREKIKTEIYQLNMQREKYIAEQKKSEASGKSLDKAMIEAIKKQAAEKNLTF, encoded by the coding sequence ATGAAAAAAAAGACTATTTTTCTATTCACCACATTTTGCTTTGCTTTTGCCTGTTCTCTTTATGGAAATAATTTTCTTTTGCTGTTTAAAAAGAATATTACAGAAAAAGCATTAAACCTTCCTGATCCACCACCTCAGCAAAAAAAAATTAAGGTTGCTCTTCTGCTGGATACAAGTAACAGTATGGATGGACTGATTGAACAGGCAAAATCTCAACTCTGGACTATTGTCAACGAACTTGCTCTGGCTAAATGCGATGGAATCAAACCTACTATTCAAATAGCATTGTATGAATATGGCAATGACAGATTGAATGCTATGGAAGGTTATATTAAAATGGTCACTCCGCTTACTGATGATCTTGATAAAATTTCTGAAGACCTCTTTAAACTGACAACTAATGGAGGTAGCGAATTTTGTGGCCATGTTATTCAAACAGCATGCAAACAATTGGACTGGTCTTCTGACGGAAACGATTTGCAGGTAATTTTTATAGCAGGAAATGAGCCATTTAATCAGGGAGGTGTTCCTTATCAAAAGGCCTGCGCACTGGCAACCTCTAAAAATATAGTAGTCAATACTATTTATTGCGGGCCATACGAGGAAGGGATTGCCGGTCTTTGGAAAAGCGGAGCAGACATTACCAAAGGAAATTATATGAGTATTGAACAGGATAGAAAAACGGTTTATATCCCATCTCCTTATGATGATAAAATTTCCGATCTGAACACCCAATTAAATACCACATATATTGAGTATGGAAGCTTAGGTAAAGAAAAGAAAATAAAACAGGCAGAACAGGATGTGAATGCTGAAAAATATGGAAAAGAAAATAAAGTAATCAGAGCTGTAAGCAAGAGCTCTCATGTGTATAAGAATAAAAGCTGGGACTTGGTTGATGCTTCAGATGAAAAAGATTTTAAATTAGAACAAGTACCTACCTCTGACCTGCCTCAGGAAATGCAGAGCATGACTACTGTTCAGAAGCAGAAGTATATTGAAACCAAGAAAGCAGACAGAGAAAAAATCAAGACAGAAATATATCAGCTGAACATGCAAAGGGAAAAATATATTGCAGAACAGAAAAAATCTGAAGCTTCTGGAAAGTCACTTGACAAGGCAATGATAGAAGCCATAAAAAAACAGGCTGCAGAGAAGAATCTTACTTTTTAA
- a CDS encoding tetratricopeptide repeat-containing sensor histidine kinase, whose product MRKLALIVLVLFAGVQLNAQNKKVIISKTAPDPAYSLIDKAEKIAVTDPARAIDYIQEALTLNLKDGDKRLEGLCYKLLGEINTNQGIFSKGQENFLKALEIFKNLKESSLVNETLTSLSFSYEKSNNTKEAIEINNQLIKDAISTSNKREQVRWRNKNGDLYLLLGNYQQALAEYTAVLAIEERDKNKDGIIEANNRIGKVYLEQEKTNKAIKHYEKLEEIAKESKDEKTKADIYNNISRAYSKQNRIDDALKAKQKSLEVNIKLDDKDALAKEYVDVGNLYLEQKSSANAMSFIEKGIQLSEESGDLMKKADGLKALSKAYIESGNFKKAMALYEEYITLKDSILSKREHEINNLLYGKDDLISRQKKLEMLEKDMALNQKTIDLLRKDKKIREAGLKRQQLIIYGLMSGLLLVFGSTWLIFASSRKRRISNQKLALKSLSSQMNPHFIFNALNSVNSFIAKNDEKSANKYLSDFSKLMRAVMENSQYDFVPIATEIRILELYLQLEHSRFPEKFDYKFEIDESINRELEMPPMLIQPYIENAVWHGLRYKEKKGFLKVSISQVQSGIEVVIEDNGIGRKKSIEFKTQNQKESSSLGMKNIESRLGIINELYKTRMKVVIEDLDEFNQSGTKVIITIGTK is encoded by the coding sequence ATGCGGAAATTAGCATTGATAGTTCTTGTTCTGTTTGCTGGAGTGCAACTTAATGCACAGAATAAGAAAGTAATAATTAGTAAAACGGCTCCTGATCCAGCTTATTCTCTAATTGATAAAGCTGAAAAAATTGCTGTTACTGATCCAGCCAGGGCTATTGATTACATCCAGGAAGCCTTGACTTTGAACCTTAAAGATGGAGATAAAAGGCTAGAAGGTTTATGTTACAAGTTGCTTGGAGAAATTAATACCAACCAAGGTATTTTTTCTAAAGGTCAGGAAAACTTTCTGAAAGCACTTGAGATCTTTAAAAATTTGAAAGAATCTTCCCTTGTAAATGAGACCCTTACAAGTCTATCATTTTCATATGAAAAAAGTAACAATACTAAAGAAGCTATTGAGATTAATAATCAGTTAATTAAAGATGCAATATCTACATCTAACAAAAGAGAGCAAGTCAGATGGAGAAATAAAAATGGTGATCTCTATCTATTGCTTGGAAATTATCAACAGGCTTTAGCTGAGTACACAGCAGTGCTTGCTATAGAAGAAAGAGATAAAAACAAGGATGGTATAATTGAAGCGAACAACAGAATAGGAAAGGTTTACCTTGAACAGGAAAAAACAAATAAGGCTATTAAACATTATGAAAAGCTTGAGGAAATAGCAAAGGAAAGCAAGGATGAAAAAACCAAAGCTGATATCTATAATAATATAAGTCGTGCCTACAGCAAACAAAACAGAATTGATGATGCATTGAAAGCCAAACAGAAATCATTAGAGGTAAATATAAAGTTAGACGACAAAGATGCACTTGCAAAAGAATATGTCGATGTCGGTAATTTATATCTGGAACAAAAGAGCTCTGCAAATGCTATGTCCTTCATAGAAAAAGGTATACAGTTATCGGAAGAATCCGGAGACCTGATGAAAAAAGCAGATGGATTAAAGGCCTTGTCCAAAGCCTATATAGAATCGGGAAATTTTAAGAAGGCAATGGCTTTGTATGAAGAATATATAACTCTTAAAGATTCCATTTTATCAAAGAGAGAGCATGAGATAAATAACCTGTTATATGGTAAGGATGACCTTATTTCCAGACAGAAAAAGTTGGAGATGCTTGAAAAGGACATGGCCCTGAACCAAAAGACCATTGACCTACTGAGAAAGGATAAGAAAATCAGAGAGGCTGGTTTAAAGCGTCAGCAATTGATCATTTATGGGTTAATGTCCGGATTGTTGCTGGTATTTGGAAGTACCTGGTTGATATTTGCGAGTTCCCGTAAAAGAAGGATTTCCAATCAAAAGCTTGCCTTAAAATCCTTAAGCAGCCAGATGAACCCGCACTTTATTTTTAATGCACTGAATTCAGTAAATAGTTTCATTGCCAAAAATGATGAGAAATCAGCTAATAAATATCTATCTGATTTTTCAAAATTAATGAGAGCTGTAATGGAAAACAGTCAGTATGATTTTGTTCCGATTGCTACTGAAATAAGAATACTCGAGCTATACTTGCAGTTGGAGCATTCACGTTTTCCGGAAAAGTTTGATTATAAATTTGAGATAGATGAATCCATTAACAGAGAACTTGAAATGCCTCCTATGTTAATTCAGCCTTATATAGAAAATGCAGTATGGCATGGTTTAAGATACAAAGAGAAAAAGGGTTTTTTGAAAGTCAGTATCTCTCAGGTGCAGAGCGGGATAGAGGTTGTGATTGAAGACAATGGCATAGGGAGAAAAAAATCAATAGAATTTAAAACCCAAAACCAGAAGGAAAGCAGCTCTCTTGGTATGAAGAATATAGAAAGCAGACTTGGGATAATTAATGAATTATACAAAACGAGGATGAAAGTTGTGATTGAAGATCTGGATGAATTCAATCAGTCCGGAACTAAGGTTATCATTACAATCGGGACAAAATAA
- a CDS encoding DUF1800 family protein, with protein MKNTLSRRSFLTIDKDQDPLLKNISPHARKSNDGNVNARSQGDNCTTATSGVSPYTGTFGRAELIHLLKRTMFGVKKSDLDYFTGKPLAEVVNELTSALPSAIPHYPLREYDSTVGKNGNGTVDWGGVALGQEWGRPENILSGSGGQLGISDPTADNFWRDRSLQKWNIGIALNQGRNVFEKLVLFWLNHFAMNSITLNYSQRSFLYTKLIRENVNTDLRELVKEITKDPAYLMYLNGQDNTANYPDENFAREIQELFCIGKEVPFDKRYTEDDVKMFARCLTGHKGIIFRQGTPYNFLGADYGFQVTDHDYGTKHNPVRAPKKLSAFYSNKVITDSNLYASTAGDSELNQLVDIMFDDTDKNISTLAGTEFEGWSRADIVSDFIVKKLYRWFVFSYIDDNIKANVIKPLANIYKQNNFKILPVLKILFASEHFFDMRHRGAMIKTPYDVVIGLLRTTNGEALANVSDVKQRYFHYNALHQQSLGMAMGAIESPNVAGWSPYYQMPQYHELWINSDTLPKRQDFAKRYCGNGGAGTWSFDSFQPTLNHIEFCKTLTDPSDPNGLINELNELFLGIPLTSNQKSTIKMQTLLTGQTTDNYWTQAWNAGSASGATTQQKNVITSRLKSLFDVLVRLEEFQLT; from the coding sequence ATGAAAAACACATTGTCGAGAAGGTCATTTTTAACCATTGACAAAGATCAGGATCCCTTATTAAAGAATATTAGTCCCCATGCAAGAAAAAGCAATGATGGCAATGTAAATGCCCGTTCACAGGGTGACAATTGTACTACTGCCACTTCGGGTGTTAGTCCCTATACAGGTACATTTGGCAGAGCAGAACTTATACATTTGCTTAAACGCACTATGTTTGGGGTAAAAAAATCTGATCTGGATTACTTTACAGGAAAGCCTTTGGCAGAAGTGGTAAACGAGCTGACCAGCGCCCTTCCCTCAGCTATTCCCCATTACCCTTTGAGGGAATACGATTCCACAGTTGGTAAAAATGGGAATGGGACTGTTGATTGGGGTGGTGTCGCTTTAGGTCAAGAATGGGGCCGCCCTGAAAATATACTCTCAGGAAGTGGCGGCCAACTGGGAATATCAGACCCTACTGCAGATAATTTCTGGAGAGACAGATCCCTTCAGAAATGGAACATCGGGATTGCATTGAATCAAGGACGAAATGTATTTGAAAAACTAGTCCTCTTCTGGCTTAACCACTTTGCTATGAACTCTATTACACTTAATTACTCCCAACGATCCTTTCTTTATACAAAACTTATCAGAGAAAATGTCAATACAGATTTAAGGGAACTTGTAAAAGAAATAACCAAAGATCCTGCATATCTGATGTATCTGAATGGCCAGGACAATACTGCTAATTATCCAGATGAAAACTTTGCCCGTGAAATTCAGGAGCTATTTTGTATTGGCAAGGAAGTTCCGTTCGACAAAAGATATACAGAAGATGATGTAAAGATGTTTGCACGTTGTCTTACAGGTCATAAAGGAATTATTTTCAGACAAGGTACTCCCTATAACTTTTTGGGAGCTGACTACGGATTCCAGGTGACGGATCATGACTATGGTACCAAGCATAATCCAGTAAGAGCCCCCAAAAAACTATCTGCGTTTTACAGTAACAAAGTTATTACTGACAGTAATCTTTATGCATCAACTGCAGGTGACAGCGAACTCAATCAACTAGTTGATATCATGTTTGATGATACTGATAAAAACATTTCAACACTTGCAGGTACCGAATTTGAAGGCTGGTCCAGAGCTGATATAGTATCAGATTTTATTGTCAAGAAATTATACAGATGGTTTGTATTCTCTTATATAGACGACAACATAAAGGCTAATGTAATTAAGCCGCTGGCCAATATATATAAGCAAAATAATTTTAAGATACTGCCAGTACTGAAGATCCTCTTTGCAAGTGAACATTTCTTTGATATGCGTCATAGAGGAGCGATGATAAAAACACCTTATGATGTAGTTATTGGTTTATTGAGAACTACCAATGGAGAAGCGCTTGCCAATGTATCAGATGTAAAACAACGTTATTTTCATTATAATGCATTGCACCAGCAATCATTAGGGATGGCAATGGGAGCAATAGAATCACCCAATGTTGCAGGATGGTCTCCCTATTACCAGATGCCTCAGTATCATGAATTATGGATCAACTCTGATACGCTACCAAAGCGTCAGGACTTTGCCAAGCGTTATTGTGGTAATGGAGGCGCAGGAACCTGGTCTTTCGACTCCTTTCAGCCCACTCTGAATCACATAGAATTTTGTAAAACCTTAACTGACCCATCCGATCCAAACGGTCTCATAAACGAGTTGAATGAATTGTTTTTAGGAATACCACTTACTTCCAATCAGAAAAGCACTATAAAGATGCAAACCTTGCTCACCGGACAGACTACTGATAACTACTGGACACAGGCCTGGAATGCAGGGTCTGCTTCAGGTGCCACTACCCAGCAAAAGAATGTAATCACCAGCAGACTGAAATCGTTATTTGATGTGCTTGTAAGACTGGAAGAATTTCAATTAACCTAA